In Paenibacillus sonchi, a single genomic region encodes these proteins:
- a CDS encoding LLM class flavin-dependent oxidoreductase, whose translation MSKMENSMEIGISTFLETTPDPVTGEVISHAERLREAVEEIVLADQVGLDVYGIGEHHRADYAGSAPAVVLAAAAAMTKNIRLTSAVTVLSSDDPVRVYQAFSTLDGLSGGRAEIMAGRGSFIESFPLFGYSLDDYDELFEEKLELLLKIRASEKVTWRGGHRPAINNLPVYPRAVQDPLPVWIASGGNPESAIRAGMLGLPIAFAIIGGMPERFAPLVQLYKDAAAKAGHNPDKLQIATHSHGFVGETTEQAAALFYPSTMAQMNVIGRERGWGQAYNRATYDDARSLRGALYVGDAEYVAEKILLLRKNLGVTRFFLHVNVGTMPHREVLRAIELLGTKVAPIVRRELAKGAL comes from the coding sequence ATGTCCAAGATGGAAAACAGTATGGAAATCGGCATCAGCACATTTTTGGAGACTACACCGGACCCGGTGACCGGCGAGGTCATCAGCCACGCCGAAAGACTGCGTGAAGCGGTAGAAGAAATTGTACTCGCCGATCAGGTCGGCCTGGATGTATATGGAATCGGGGAACATCACCGCGCGGATTATGCCGGCAGCGCCCCTGCTGTAGTGCTCGCTGCGGCGGCGGCTATGACGAAGAATATCCGGCTCACCAGTGCCGTTACTGTACTGTCTTCGGATGATCCGGTGCGCGTCTACCAAGCCTTCTCTACGCTGGACGGCCTCTCGGGCGGCCGGGCGGAAATCATGGCGGGCCGGGGCTCTTTTATCGAATCCTTCCCGCTCTTCGGCTACAGTCTGGATGATTATGACGAATTGTTCGAAGAAAAGCTGGAGCTGCTGCTGAAGATTAGAGCCTCGGAAAAGGTTACCTGGCGCGGCGGTCATCGTCCGGCGATCAACAACCTTCCGGTTTATCCCCGCGCCGTCCAGGACCCGCTGCCGGTATGGATTGCCAGCGGCGGCAATCCCGAATCTGCGATCCGGGCAGGCATGCTCGGCCTTCCCATCGCGTTCGCCATCATCGGCGGCATGCCGGAGCGCTTCGCTCCGCTGGTCCAGCTCTACAAGGACGCTGCCGCCAAAGCAGGGCATAACCCCGACAAGCTGCAGATCGCCACACACTCGCATGGCTTTGTCGGTGAAACCACTGAACAGGCGGCCGCTTTGTTCTATCCGTCAACAATGGCCCAGATGAATGTGATCGGGCGCGAACGGGGCTGGGGCCAAGCCTATAACCGTGCGACTTATGACGATGCCCGCAGCCTGCGGGGTGCCCTGTATGTAGGCGATGCCGAATATGTCGCCGAGAAGATTCTGCTGCTGCGCAAAAATCTCGGCGTTACCCGCTTCTTCCTGCATGTAAATGTCGGCACCATGCCGCACCGCGAAGTCCTGCGCGCCATCGAGCTGCTGGGCACAAAGGTTGCCCCGATTGTGCGCCGGGAGCTTGCGAAAGGCGCTCTGTAA
- a CDS encoding RBBP9/YdeN family alpha/beta hydrolase — MAKRSFLILYGLGGSGPDHWQTWLSHELLERDETVYYPEFPEKDQPQRKDWMETLDQVTAGIPEEEEVTVIAHSLACILWFHYVCSAPRRTMKQAILVSPVSPATDFAEVASFFPIPANLEEVVSGAERTVFIHSSADPFCSVEDAVPYMKLGLPNLILPNSGHINVESGHGPWPMMLELCLRNSVILP, encoded by the coding sequence TTGGCAAAAAGAAGCTTTCTGATACTGTATGGACTTGGGGGCAGCGGACCGGATCATTGGCAGACCTGGCTGTCTCACGAGCTGCTGGAACGGGATGAAACGGTATATTACCCCGAATTTCCTGAGAAGGATCAGCCGCAAAGAAAAGACTGGATGGAGACGCTTGATCAGGTGACCGCGGGCATTCCTGAAGAAGAGGAAGTTACCGTGATTGCCCATAGTCTGGCCTGTATCCTATGGTTCCATTACGTATGCTCGGCTCCCCGCCGCACTATGAAGCAGGCCATTCTGGTATCTCCTGTATCTCCAGCGACAGATTTCGCAGAGGTGGCAAGCTTTTTTCCGATTCCCGCAAATCTGGAGGAAGTGGTGAGCGGCGCAGAGCGAACGGTGTTCATTCATTCCTCGGCAGACCCCTTTTGCTCAGTAGAAGATGCGGTGCCTTATATGAAACTGGGCTTGCCCAATCTCATCCTCCCGAACAGCGGGCATATCAACGTGGAATCCGGTCATGGTCCTTGGCCTATGATGCTGGAGCTGTGTCTTCGCAATTCGGTCATTTTACCATAA
- the arsC gene encoding arsenate reductase (thioredoxin): MDKKTLYFLCTGNSCRSQMAEGWAKKYLSDEWKVYSAGIEAHGLNPKAVQAMNEAGIDISAQTSDIIDPQLLGNADLVVTLCGDAADRCPVTPPQVRREHWGFDDPAKAQGTDEEKWAVFQRVRDQVGERIKRFAETGE, translated from the coding sequence ATGGACAAGAAAACCCTTTATTTTTTGTGTACAGGGAACTCCTGCCGGAGCCAGATGGCCGAAGGCTGGGCCAAGAAATACTTGAGCGATGAATGGAAGGTGTACAGCGCAGGAATAGAGGCCCATGGTCTGAATCCGAAAGCCGTACAAGCCATGAATGAAGCGGGGATTGATATTTCAGCGCAGACCTCGGACATCATTGACCCGCAGCTGCTGGGAAACGCTGACCTTGTCGTTACGTTGTGCGGCGATGCCGCTGATAGATGCCCGGTTACACCACCACAGGTGAGACGTGAGCACTGGGGATTCGATGATCCGGCAAAAGCGCAGGGAACGGATGAAGAGAAATGGGCGGTTTTCCAGCGGGTACGCGACCAGGTGGGCGAGCGCATTAAGCGGTTTGCGGAAACCGGCGAGTAA
- a CDS encoding ArsR/SmtB family transcription factor, with translation MADMSELADDLKLLGDRTRLLMLSLLKEREWCVCEFVEIFDISQPAISQHLRKLRSKGIVNEQKRGQWVHYSLNVEDKPHIQAVLRFTPDASTILAMLNKTQVTACCELLH, from the coding sequence ATTGCAGATATGTCCGAGCTCGCTGATGACCTGAAGCTGTTAGGTGATAGAACGCGTCTCCTGATGCTGTCTCTATTAAAGGAACGGGAATGGTGCGTGTGCGAATTTGTTGAGATTTTTGACATCTCCCAGCCTGCCATCAGCCAGCACCTGCGGAAATTAAGAAGCAAAGGCATCGTCAACGAACAGAAGAGAGGCCAGTGGGTACACTATTCCCTTAATGTTGAGGACAAGCCCCATATCCAGGCCGTGCTTCGGTTTACACCTGATGCTTCCACTATCCTGGCCATGCTGAATAAAACACAGGTGACAGCTTGCTGTGAATTATTGCATTAA
- a CDS encoding invasin domain 3-containing protein produces the protein MKGIQRYKRWLALTLIFMVLLGPASEGYVSAADPMLLDQKQENATGNVWVNSDYGRYQTFTPAITGNLSRIDLNIMDTYGSPGALKLKIYKESGLSTLLAEAQLASYSPGWVSVDFSGASPYLQKDTMYRMVASTEFGGSSGFGWYGSSGSPYPRGYSAAANYDFSFRTYMIADYSTSPALSEISSAESSLVADGTSQTTVTVKLKDAQGNALTAGGATVGITSTSGTVSPVTDNHNGTYTATLTAPTTAGTATVSATVGGAALTETAAVQFVAGPPSIANSTVEVGTSSLTADGTSQTAVTVKLKDAQGNALAAGGAAVTVAATQGTVGPVTDNHNGTYTATLTAPTTAGTATVSATVGGAALTETATVQFVAGTPSIANSTIEVGTSSLTADGTSQTAVTVKLKDAQGNALAAGGAAVTVAATQGTVGPVTDNHNGTYTATLTAPTTAGTATVSATVGGAALTETATVQFVAGTPSIANSTVESGDASLTADGTSQTTVTVKLKDAQGNALTTGGATVGITSTSGTVGPVTDNHNGTYTATLTAPTTAGTATVSATVGGVALTETATVQFVAGSPSIANSTIEVVTSSLTADGTSQTAVTVKLKDAQGNALAAGGAAVTVAATQGTVGPVTDNHNGTYTATLTAPTTAGTATVSATVGGAALTETATVQFVAGTPSIANSTVESGDASLTADGTSQTTVTVKLKDAQGNALTTGGATVGITSTSGTVGPVTDNHNGTYTATLTAPTTAGTATVSATVGGAALTETAAVQFVAGSPSIANSTVESGDASLKADGTSKTTVTVKLKDAMGNALTTGGAVVLVTSTLGTVSTVTDNHNGTYTATLTAPTTVGTAKISATADGSALASTVTVQLLPGEVSSFHSTVTASDLVVRADGKSQALIYVKLKDEYGHPLAGKRVQLQAQDGSSVIKEVYGSSVTNEVYGLTNAEGLAAFAVSNVVAEKVTYSAKEESGLLMDQTVDITFTYDQPPVIKLQVDSAAPTFSSVRVAVYASVYGEYNSISSIKWAAGSRPVSYFDTEGTPIKDHFTVQENGIYSVYAADTAGNANVSLIEIQNIVPLSSNSNLMGWQLIGLGGTVKFDFDAGKLNNTLEVSDSVYGLKMLLTPANVYAAVSVNDLQVDSNVPTREYVLATGPNKFEIRVKAQDGSIKTYTLNVIRSAASKVPDSGSVPGSPSVAPGPSSQPSPGNAPVVWINDKKVTGLATRKVNADGAKAIDVLLNMDNLSQVLDSLSNTAEANLSISVEEEADQLALRLTGSIVPILAGKTAVITIKTQFGQYRLPLAEMINRETTWSNDVEARIIIERGKRETGLQVEANINGFQLATDPVHFNVLVTGNGKKKEVTGFNHYVERVIYLPENAGAASTAILWDQNSGVRPVPTEFTIVDGHRAAVIRSLTNSTYVVVSKTSPLTDIQGHWAEAEISRMSNRMIVQGTEGGRFAPEAEVTRAEFAAMLARALGLPEGDNSAGFRDVNGLSWYSGAVAAVKASGIMNGFSDGSFRPDQKVSRQEAIVTIMRALRVADAAPASNIGVQVDLSLYTDSSQIGGWASEALRTAIYEGLMKGYGNELRPQQALTRAETTVLLHRMLLQTGLING, from the coding sequence GTGAAAGGTATACAACGATACAAGCGCTGGCTTGCCTTGACCCTGATTTTCATGGTGCTTCTTGGTCCGGCTTCTGAAGGGTATGTATCCGCAGCAGATCCAATGCTATTGGATCAAAAGCAGGAAAATGCAACAGGGAATGTATGGGTTAATTCGGATTATGGAAGATATCAGACCTTTACTCCGGCGATTACCGGGAATCTCAGCAGGATTGATCTGAACATTATGGATACCTATGGTTCCCCGGGAGCCCTGAAGCTGAAAATATATAAGGAAAGCGGCCTTTCGACATTGCTCGCTGAAGCGCAACTTGCTTCCTATAGCCCAGGCTGGGTGTCGGTTGACTTCTCAGGAGCATCGCCTTATTTGCAGAAGGACACGATGTATAGAATGGTTGCTTCCACGGAGTTCGGAGGATCGAGTGGTTTCGGGTGGTATGGAAGCTCAGGGAGCCCGTACCCAAGAGGATATTCAGCGGCTGCCAATTATGACTTCTCTTTCAGAACGTACATGATTGCTGATTATTCCACATCCCCTGCATTAAGTGAGATCTCCAGTGCTGAATCTAGTCTTGTAGCGGACGGGACGAGCCAGACGACAGTGACGGTGAAGCTGAAGGATGCGCAAGGCAATGCGCTGACCGCCGGAGGGGCGACGGTGGGAATCACGTCGACATCCGGTACGGTGAGTCCAGTAACGGACAACCATAACGGGACCTACACGGCGACGCTGACAGCGCCGACCACGGCCGGAACGGCGACCGTAAGTGCAACCGTCGGCGGTGCAGCATTGACAGAGACGGCAGCGGTCCAGTTCGTGGCGGGGCCTCCGTCGATTGCGAACAGCACAGTGGAAGTGGGCACCAGTTCATTGACGGCGGATGGCACGAGCCAGACGGCAGTGACGGTGAAGCTGAAGGATGCGCAGGGCAATGCGCTGGCGGCTGGAGGGGCGGCAGTAACGGTTGCAGCGACGCAGGGTACGGTAGGTCCAGTCACGGACAACCATAACGGGACCTATACGGCGACGCTGACAGCGCCGACCACGGCCGGAACGGCGACCGTAAGTGCAACTGTCGGCGGTGCAGCATTGACAGAGACGGCAACAGTCCAGTTCGTGGCGGGAACTCCGTCGATTGCGAACAGCACAATAGAAGTGGGCACCAGTTCATTGACGGCGGATGGCACGAGCCAGACGGCAGTTACGGTGAAGCTGAAGGATGCGCAGGGCAATGCGCTGGCGGCTGGAGGGGCGGCAGTAACGGTTGCAGCGACGCAAGGTACGGTGGGTCCAGTCACGGACAACCATAACGGGACCTATACGGCGACGCTGACAGCGCCGACCACGGCCGGAACGGCGACCGTAAGTGCAACTGTCGGCGGTGCAGCATTGACAGAGACGGCAACAGTCCAGTTCGTGGCGGGAACTCCGTCGATTGCGAACAGCACAGTCGAGTCAGGAGATGCTTCGTTGACGGCAGACGGAACGAGCCAGACGACAGTGACGGTGAAGCTGAAGGATGCGCAGGGCAATGCGCTGACGACTGGAGGGGCGACGGTGGGAATCACGTCGACATCCGGTACGGTGGGTCCAGTCACGGACAACCATAACGGGACCTACACGGCGACGCTGACAGCGCCGACTACGGCCGGAACGGCGACCGTAAGTGCAACCGTCGGCGGTGTTGCATTGACAGAGACGGCAACAGTCCAGTTCGTGGCCGGGTCCCCGTCAATTGCGAACAGCACAATAGAAGTGGTCACCAGTTCATTGACGGCGGATGGCACGAGCCAGACGGCAGTTACGGTGAAGCTGAAGGATGCGCAGGGCAATGCGCTGGCGGCTGGAGGGGCGGCAGTAACGGTTGCAGCGACGCAGGGTACGGTAGGTCCAGTCACGGACAACCATAACGGGACCTATACGGCGACGCTGACAGCGCCGACCACGGCCGGAACGGCGACCGTAAGTGCAACTGTCGGCGGTGCAGCATTGACAGAGACGGCAACAGTCCAGTTCGTGGCGGGAACTCCGTCGATTGCGAACAGCACAGTCGAGTCAGGAGATGCTTCGTTGACGGCAGACGGAACGAGCCAGACGACAGTGACGGTGAAGCTGAAGGATGCGCAGGGCAATGCGCTGACGACTGGAGGGGCGACGGTGGGAATCACGTCGACATCCGGTACGGTGGGTCCAGTCACGGACAACCATAACGGGACCTACACGGCGACACTGACAGCGCCGACCACGGCCGGAACGGCGACCGTAAGTGCAACCGTCGGCGGTGCAGCATTGACAGAGACGGCAGCGGTCCAGTTCGTGGCGGGAAGTCCGTCGATTGCGAACAGCACAGTCGAGTCAGGAGATGCTTCGTTGAAGGCAGACGGAACGAGCAAGACAACAGTGACGGTGAAGCTGAAGGATGCGATGGGCAATGCGCTGACGACTGGAGGGGCGGTGGTGTTGGTCACATCGACATTAGGTACGGTTAGCACCGTAACGGACAACCATAACGGGACCTATACGGCGACGCTGACAGCACCGACAACGGTAGGGACCGCAAAGATAAGTGCCACTGCCGATGGCAGTGCGCTAGCCTCAACGGTAACGGTTCAGCTTTTACCGGGTGAAGTAAGCTCATTTCACTCTACAGTTACGGCAAGCGATCTGGTCGTACGGGCGGATGGCAAAAGTCAAGCTTTGATCTATGTGAAGCTTAAAGACGAATATGGCCATCCGCTTGCTGGAAAACGGGTGCAGCTTCAAGCTCAAGATGGAAGCTCTGTTATTAAAGAAGTTTATGGAAGCTCCGTCACCAATGAAGTATATGGATTGACCAACGCGGAAGGCCTTGCCGCATTTGCGGTCAGCAATGTAGTGGCAGAGAAAGTGACATATTCTGCTAAAGAAGAAAGTGGTCTATTAATGGACCAAACGGTGGATATAACATTTACGTACGACCAGCCTCCAGTGATCAAATTGCAGGTTGATTCTGCCGCTCCAACCTTCTCCAGTGTGCGTGTTGCGGTTTATGCGTCAGTATATGGCGAATACAATAGCATTTCTTCAATTAAATGGGCAGCAGGAAGCCGTCCGGTCTCTTATTTTGATACAGAGGGAACACCAATTAAGGACCATTTCACCGTACAGGAGAATGGAATTTATTCAGTCTATGCGGCAGATACAGCGGGCAACGCGAATGTTAGCCTGATTGAAATCCAGAATATCGTGCCTTTGAGCAGCAATTCGAACTTGATGGGCTGGCAGCTAATCGGACTTGGCGGGACGGTGAAGTTTGATTTTGACGCGGGGAAACTAAACAACACGCTCGAAGTCAGTGATTCGGTGTATGGTTTGAAGATGCTGCTGACCCCTGCAAATGTATATGCTGCCGTTAGTGTGAACGATCTCCAGGTAGACAGTAATGTCCCAACCAGAGAGTATGTTCTTGCAACAGGTCCAAATAAGTTTGAGATCCGTGTCAAGGCGCAGGACGGTTCAATTAAAACCTACACGCTCAACGTGATTCGTTCAGCGGCCAGTAAGGTTCCGGATTCCGGATCAGTTCCGGGCAGCCCTTCGGTTGCTCCCGGCCCTTCGAGTCAGCCGTCGCCTGGCAATGCACCGGTGGTTTGGATTAATGACAAAAAAGTAACGGGGCTTGCCACACGTAAAGTAAATGCCGATGGAGCAAAAGCTATTGATGTTCTGCTAAATATGGACAATCTGTCCCAGGTCCTTGATTCGCTATCCAATACAGCTGAAGCTAATCTATCGATTTCAGTAGAAGAAGAGGCGGATCAACTGGCGCTCAGGCTTACCGGCAGTATAGTCCCAATCCTGGCCGGCAAGACGGCTGTAATTACTATAAAAACACAATTTGGCCAATATCGCCTGCCACTGGCTGAAATGATTAACCGGGAGACCACTTGGTCAAACGATGTGGAGGCCCGGATTATCATCGAGCGTGGCAAGCGGGAAACAGGACTGCAAGTGGAGGCCAATATAAATGGTTTTCAACTGGCAACCGATCCAGTACATTTCAATGTCCTTGTAACGGGGAATGGCAAGAAAAAAGAAGTTACCGGCTTTAACCATTATGTAGAAAGAGTCATTTACTTACCCGAGAATGCCGGAGCGGCATCAACAGCTATCCTATGGGACCAGAACTCAGGGGTGCGCCCAGTACCAACGGAATTCACCATAGTTGACGGGCACCGGGCTGCTGTTATCCGCAGTCTCACGAACAGCACTTATGTAGTGGTATCCAAAACATCCCCATTAACAGATATTCAGGGACACTGGGCGGAAGCGGAAATTTCCCGAATGAGTAACAGAATGATTGTACAGGGGACAGAAGGAGGACGCTTCGCTCCTGAAGCAGAGGTTACACGGGCCGAATTCGCTGCAATGCTTGCAAGAGCGCTGGGGTTGCCGGAAGGAGACAATTCTGCAGGGTTCCGGGATGTAAACGGCTTGAGCTGGTACAGCGGGGCTGTGGCGGCAGTAAAAGCATCCGGGATTATGAATGGTTTCAGTGATGGGTCATTCAGACCTGACCAGAAAGTATCGCGGCAAGAAGCGATCGTAACGATCATGCGGGCGCTGCGTGTAGCGGATGCTGCTCCAGCAAGCAACATTGGAGTACAAGTCGATCTGTCCCTTTACACTGACAGCAGTCAAATTGGCGGCTGGGCAAGTGAAGCGCTGCGGACAGCGATTTATGAAGGTCTTATGAAAGGGTATGGCAATGAATTGCGCCCGCAGCAGGCATTAACCCGTGCTGAGACGACCGTATTGCTGCATAGAATGCTGCTGCAAACAGGACTAATTAATGGGTGA